The Maniola hyperantus chromosome 9, iAphHyp1.2, whole genome shotgun sequence genome includes a region encoding these proteins:
- the LOC117984910 gene encoding uncharacterized protein, which translates to MDCYGYPAFPYNQSDELAKQMFAQQALASRGPYRGIPGAHDMPAPSGAPWNIHGLSWTMQSPPNLVQFTAQTPTESKVTPIVHCKRKSLDVEPVIPSKQFITEEKMAAHLSSLHISPNYTQHSLASEDVMEVGIDTSTLCEKLKGHTIVLSEDVKKVQEEPILPAALIERLQKPQMSLVVWQPRENVLEKIIEDTEKQPDDEETPKKRNGVLVPENSRMEMEM; encoded by the exons atggATTGTTACGGTTACCCCGCATTTCCGTACAACCAATCGGATGAACTGGCCAAACAAATGTTTGCGCAGCAAGCCCTTGCTTCCCGTGGGCCTTATCGTGGTATACCAGGAGCCCATGACATGCCGGCTCCCTCGGGAGCTCCGTGGAATATCCACGGTCTGTCGTGGACCATGCAGTCTCCGCCGAACCTAGTTCAGTTCACAGCGCAGACGCCCACAGAATCCAAAGTGACTCCAATCGTCCATTGTAAAAGAAAGAGTTTAGATGTTGAACCGGTAAT TCCTTCAAAACAGTTTATAACTGAAGAAAAAATGGCAGCCCATCTTAGCAGTCTCCACATATCACCAAACTACACGCAGCACTCACTGGCTTCTGAGGATGTAATGGAAGTTGGAATAGACACAAGTACACTCTGTGAGAAGCTAAAAGGCCACACTATTGTTCTTTCTGAAGATGTCAAAAAAGTTCAGGAAGAACCTATTCTGCCTGCTGCTTTAATTGAGAG ATTGCAAAAACCTCAAATGTCCTTAGTAGTGTGGCAGCCTAGAGAAAATGTATTAGAAAAAATCATAGAGGACACAGAAAAACAACCAGATGACGAAGAGACACCAAAGAAAAGAAATGGAGTCCTTGTTCCAGAAAATTCTAGAATGGAGATGGAAATGTGA